One Aegilops tauschii subsp. strangulata cultivar AL8/78 chromosome 7, Aet v6.0, whole genome shotgun sequence genomic window carries:
- the LOC109771783 gene encoding uncharacterized protein → MLHRIVGVGVHYTNEDEPPQMAAILQLCVDDLCLVYHIAAATKWPKRLNELLQHETLFTFAGFSIESDKEKLKLSGLEINPNKFIDIQRKWRVPYTGKEYDSLTDVAASVIHPFYKGMKKNINMQEDYKLWGTSPLPDNLIKYAGVDAYATYKSWSMIDYITDGSEFAKER, encoded by the exons ATGCTTCATAGGATCGTCGGCGTTGGTGTGCACTACACCAACGAAGATGAACCTCCCCAGATGGCAGCAATCCTGCAGTTGTGCGTCGACGACCTCTGCTTGGTGTACCACATCGCAGCGGCCACAAAATG GCCCAAGCGCCTGAACGAGTTGCTGCAGCATGAGACGTTGTTCACATTTGCCGGTTTCAGCATTGAAAGCGACAAAGAGAAGCTGAAGTTGTCCGGTTTGGAGATCAACCCCAACAAGTTCATCGACATTCAGCGCAAGTGGAGAGTTCCATACACCGGAAAAGAGTACGACTCCTTGACTGATGTTGCAGCCAGCGTCATCCACCCATTCTACAAAGGCATGAAGAAGAACATCAACATGCAGGAAGACTACAAACTATGGGGGACCAGCCCGCTACCAGACAACCTCATCAAGTACGCAGGAGTAGATGCGTACGCCACGTACAAGTCATGGAGCATGATCGACTACATCACAGATGGTTCGGAATTTGCAAAAGAGCGGTAG